The Elusimicrobiota bacterium region CCGAATATAAAATTTATTTTTTGTATGCCTTTTGGCATTTGTCATAAGTGTATCATTTTTATACGGTTGTGTCAAGAGCATTTTATTATCGGTAAAATATAAATTTATAGCCGTTTTTCAGGTCGATCAGTGGTTTGCTAAAGAAGCAGAAAAAGTAGGAGCAACGGTGTTGCCAAATGTTACAGTAAGCGAACTTATCTGGGATGGTCCCCAATGTGTAGGTATAAAAACTAATTCAGACGATGATATACTTTATGCTGATGTAATAATACTTGCAGAAGGTGCTAATGCTGTACTTGCTGAAAAAGAAGGGTTAAAAAATGTTCCATCTGCTGAGCAAATGTCTATAGCAGTAAAAGAAATAATTTCTCTACCACAGGAAGTAATTGAAGATCGGTTCTGTATATCTAATAACAACGGCGTAGCAATTGAATATTTTGGTGATGCTGTAAAAGGTATGTTCGGTAGTGGCTTTATATATACAAATAAAGATAGTATTTCTGTTGGTGTAGGTTGTTTATTAAGTGAGATTCAAGCAAAGAAAATCCGACCACATGAATTAATAGAACATTTCAAAAGTCACAGTTCTGTGAGTTGCCTTGTACGAGGAGGCAAAACTGAAGAGTATTGTGCACATCTAATACCGGAAGCGGGTTACCATGGACTACCACAGTATTTGGTAGATAATGGAGTAATATTAGTTGGCGATTGTGCAGGTTTAATCAATGCTTCTTTTTTTCATGAAGGCTCAAATTTATCTATGGCTTCGGGTTTGATGGCAGCAGAGACAGTAATTGAAGCAAAAAAAGAGCAAGATTTTTCACGAAAGAAATTGAACCTGTATATAAAGAAGTTAAATAACAGTTTTGTAATTAAAGATTTGATAAAATTTCGCAAATTTTACTTACTCGGCGAGAAACATCCAGAATTGTTTAGTGAGTTCCCTGATTATTTTGCTGAACTGGTAACCGATTATTTTCAGGTTTCCGAAACACCTAAAGAAGAAATTGAAAAGATAGTTGTAGAAAAGTTCAACCAGAAAATCGGAACTGGAAAATTTATAAATAAAGCTTTTGACTTAGCTAACATTATGAACTGGATATAAAACATTGTTGAATGTTAAATGTGTAATGTGTAATGTATGAAAAGACCTTGCACAAAGCCTATTCAAAACTTACATTTCACATTACACAGTTCTTGGACAAATTATGGATAACGAAATTTTTAACGAATTAAAGAAACTCAGTATAGAAGAAAAGTTATATCTGAATCAATTTAATGTTGATAACAACCATCCACATGTGCGTTTGAAAAATAAAGAATTTTGTCAATCTTGTGAAGGGAAACCGTGTTTATATATCTGTCCAGTAGAAAACTATAAAGAAAATAATGGAGAAATTGTACTATCCTGGGAAGGATGTTTGGAGTGTGGTTCATGTAGAATCGCTTGTAAATACGGAGCAATAGAATGGAATCATCCCCGAGGTGGTTTTGGTATTAAGTACAGGTACGGCTAAATAAAATGGCAAACTTAAACAAAAATCAGCATAATTATATGAAATTGTACATGAAAAAATGGAAAGAAGAAAATCCGGGTTATTTCAATTTCAAGACTAATCCTGGGTATGTTTTCAAAGTTCGTCAGGCAGTAAAAAATTGGAGAGAAGTACATCCTGATTATCAGAAAAAATACAGGCAAAGGAATAGAAAAAGATATAACGAGTATATGAAGAATTATATGCATCATTGGCGCATAAAAAATTTCATAACCACAGAGACACGAAGTCACAGAGAAAAATAAATAATGGAATTAAGTCTTGGAATTAACTCTTTAGAGTTTTACTTTCTCTGTGAACCTCTGCTTTTCTCTGTGTCTCTGTGGTATATTTTGTTTTATACTTTCCTATGCACAAAAAAATTTGTTAGAAATAAAAAAAAGTACTTGACAAAATAAGTTTTTTATGTTATAATGATGATGAAAATCATCATCATTATTTCAAACAAGCCACAGAACTACACAGAAAAAACACAGAATTTAAAGGATTGTGTAATGTGTGATGTGTTATGTGAAATGTAAATTTTAAATAGTTTTTGCGGACTGTGTTTTCATACATTACACATGACACATTTCACGTTCAACAACTTATTATGGAAAACGAAAAGGAAATTCTTGATAATTATTTAACAGAAAAAAAGCTGCGGAAAGGTAAGCAAAGAGAAAAAATACTTAAGCAGTTCCTTAAGATTGAAAAGCATGTTGCTGCAGAAGAACTCTATGACCATATAAAGAAAAAAAATCATGAGATAGGATACGCTACTGTACAGCGTAGCTTGAAATTGTTTGCTAATTGTGGTATAGCGAGAGAAGTAAAATTAGGTGACAGAAAAACTCATTACGAACATAAATATGCACATAAACATCACGACCATTTAGTTTGTACAAATTGTGGGAAAGCAATTGAGTTCCTTAATACAACTATTGAAAACTTACAAGACAAAATAGTAAAAAAATACCACTTCTTACCTGAAACACATAGATTAGAAATTTATGGCATCTGCGATAAGTGCCGCAGAGACTAAACAATTGGCACGATTGTTGCACAACAGTTTAACAGGAGGAGGTGATGGATTTTTTAGTACTGTAATGCAAAAAATGAAACCACAGGTAAATACAGATAAAAACAGGAATTAAAAATTGAGAATTAAGAATTAAGAAATCTGTGAAAATCTGTGTTCATCTGTGGTCAAATTACAGGACCAAAAGGAGAAAGGAGGAAAAAACCATGAAAAAGATTTGTATTGTTTTAGCGGTAGTTTGTTTCTTAACTGGCGGACTGCTGGAAGCTGAACTTGAAATTTCTGGGTTTGTTGATAGTAAGCTTTCTGGACAGCAAGGAGAAAAATCTTCTTTTGAAATGGGTGCATTTGAAATTGATCTTGCTTCTAAATTTTCAGACAAAGTCTCTTTTGAAGGAGCAGTGGTTGTTGAAGGCGAAACGGTTGGTTTAGGTCAAACCCTGGTGGACGTAAATCTGCTTAAAGAAGATTATCTTCACCTGCAAGTTGGCTTGCTTGATATACCTTTTGGTATTGATTACCAGGTTTTTGCTACCCCGGACAGAAAACTGGTCAGTGCACCGCTTACAACAGAATTAATGATGGATGGAGGCTGGGGTGATATAGGAATCAACCTGTGCGGCTCTATTTCTAAGTTTAATTACAATCTTTACGGTGTCAATGGTATGGGCGAGGATGAAGGAGTTCCGGTTAATCAACTTGCAGATAATAATAATGCTAAAACAGTAGGTGGACGAATAGGAGTTTTGCCTAAAGAAGATGTTGAAATAGGCTTTTCCTATACTCAAGGTCCATATCTTGATGACAACACAGAAGATATTCTTTCAAGGGCTGGGGTTGATATCCAAGCCAGTTACAAGATAATTAAACTAAAAGGTGAATACATTGCCGGTGAAGAAGAAATACCAGAAGCTCAAGTAAATAAGCACGATGGTTATTATGTTGAGTTGCTTGGTAATATAACTGATAAACTCTATGGTGTGGCTCGTTATGGAAGTTGGAAACCAAAAGATGGAGATGGACAGACAAGATTGACTTTA contains the following coding sequences:
- a CDS encoding transcriptional repressor yields the protein MENEKEILDNYLTEKKLRKGKQREKILKQFLKIEKHVAAEELYDHIKKKNHEIGYATVQRSLKLFANCGIAREVKLGDRKTHYEHKYAHKHHDHLVCTNCGKAIEFLNTTIENLQDKIVKKYHFLPETHRLEIYGICDKCRRD
- a CDS encoding ferredoxin family protein produces the protein MDNEIFNELKKLSIEEKLYLNQFNVDNNHPHVRLKNKEFCQSCEGKPCLYICPVENYKENNGEIVLSWEGCLECGSCRIACKYGAIEWNHPRGGFGIKYRYG